One segment of Pangasianodon hypophthalmus isolate fPanHyp1 chromosome 10, fPanHyp1.pri, whole genome shotgun sequence DNA contains the following:
- the spata7 gene encoding spermatogenesis-associated protein 7 homolog has protein sequence MGYLAVFPIMDGKRAHCLGSTGKLTNQRLIEDHMISHYKRLYSAKAAVDCSVPQSMRCNVKYIDQKRAQSVRSLSQRSLRLDNITSCSSRNARPSARGAESAYFNSGDSDMSSPRFSTSFHCKQIVYPSQMATQSQNCRPSSELSYRSPKPQRHNFTLSCATSSSQEKFKSFQDPTQKTYSGDILLKHAHCFTEEKPFTPRTLKTDCKSTLSNYRYYTPASRKGAEERTPSKHNQPDSQHRSKRRSSAEQDSPKLCSVGHEWSDEESNVFGYYGTANKFRASDFFLSSSRVSPEGMRSPIMRKVTAEEEELMYLEFIADVTNEIILRGIYSDRVLERVFERHIDMNKHRLAEDKMRHLLEALQNDLQKPPSSSVTVLENKERDSSLSYRFKNSSLQQELGNFVTDNTSLLSFTPLRDKDSWEPDGVTPRLDTTPVNGSISENAKSVRQEDKKDLMDLERDHKKGNAISAGLENHQLNEEDRHQSCADNDDLDELGRNMAESLNVSEIHSSQEVIEQESFVKLSDDEF, from the exons CTGCAGTAGACTGTTCAGTACCCCAAAGTATGCGttgtaatgtaaaat ATATTGACCAGAAGCGGGCACAATCAGTAAGGTCCCTTTCACAGAGAAGCCTCAGGTTGGATAATATTACCTCTTGCTCATCCAGAAAT GCCAGACCCTCTGCTCGAGGTGCTGAGAGTGCCTATTTTAACTCAGGTGACTCTGACATGTCCTCCCCAAGGTTCAGTACTTCATTCCATTGTAAGCAAATTGTGTATCCTTCCCAAATGGCCACACAGTCTCAGAACTGTCGGCCGTCTTCAGAATTAAGTTACAGAAGCCCAAAACCTCAAAGGCACAACTTTACTCTTTCGTGTGCCACATCTTCAAGTCAGGAGAAGTTTAAAAGTTTTCAAGACCCTACACAGAAAACCTACAGTGGTGACATTCTACTTAAACATGCTCACTGCTTCACAGAAGAAAAGCCTTTCACCCCCAGAACTCTGAAAACAGATTGCAAATCCACTCTGTCTAACTATCGATATTACACTCCTGCAAGTAGGAAAGGAGCTGAAGAAAGGACACCCTCTAAACATAATCAACCAGACAGTCAACACAGAAG CAAGCGAAGATCTTCAGCAGAACAGGACTCACCCAAG ctatGCAGTGTTGGCCATGAGTGGTCTGATGAAGAGTCAAACGTATTTGGATATTATGGCACTGCAAATAAATTCAGAGCCAGTGACTTTTTTCTTAGCTCCTCAAG GGTATCACCAGAGGGAATGAGGTCCCCAATAATGAGAAAAGTAACAGCAGA AGAGGAAGAATTAATGTATCTGGAGTTTATTGCTGATGTAACAAATGAGATTATACTACGGGGCATCTATTCTGACAG AGTACTGGAGCGGGTGTTTGAGCGTCACATTGATATGAATAAACATCGGTTAGCTGAA GACAAAATGCGCCACCTTCTGGAAGCACTGCAGAATGATTTGCAAAAGCCCCCTTCTTCTTCTGTTACTGTTCTTGAGAACAAGGAAAGAGACAGTTCTTTATCGTACAGATTCAAGAACTCAAGTCTTCAGCAAGAGTTGGGAAATTTTGTGACAGACAATACCAGCCTTCTCTCTTTTACGCCCTTAAGGGATAAGGACTCATGGGAACCTGATGGTGTCACTCCTAGATTAGATACCACACCAGTAAATGGCAGCATTTCAGAGAATGCTAAATCTGTTAGACAAGAAGATAAAAAGGACCTAATGGACCTGGAACGAGATcataaaaaaggaaatgcaATATCTGCAGGTTTGGAAAACCATCAGCTCAATGAAGAAGACAGGCATCAGAGCTGTGCAGATAATGATGACCTTGATGAACTTGGAAGAAACATGGCAGAGTCCTTAAATGTGTCTGAGATTCACAGCTCACAAGAGGTCATTGAACAAGAGTCATTTGTGAAACTTAGTGATGATGAGttttga